CCATACTCAAGATGGTAAGCAATAACAAAGCCCAACACGCCGAGTTACTAGACCAGTGGTGCCGCATTCGAGCACTGCGCCCAGCCAGTAAACGCAATGTACTGCGCCAGCTTATTGCCGCATCGACATTCAAATCACCGCCAGCCACTAGTATTTACAATGCTAAGGGCCATTTCATCAGTAGCCGCGCCGACCGCATGGTTTCCTATCAATGCAGTGAATACCTTGCCAAAAAATATCACTGCTGGCTGACACTGCATAATACCGCCGGTCATGACCTACCGATTGATGATGCCGCGTGGTTAATTGGCGTATTCAAAACAATCCAAGGCTAAAGTCACAGTTGCTCGCCATTTGCGGCTGTGCGCCATTCAATAATTGCGATAGCGAATACTTTATTTAGAGAAGGGAACTAGAAAGACCGCCAGAGTAGGACCGAGAGAGATCACTCACAGCCAACACGCCTGTCCTTAGTAAAATACCAAATCTACCCGCCGCTACAGCTCACTCATTAAGTCTTCAATAAAGTGGGCGGATAATTCATGTCTTCCTGCATATCCAGATTTCGCGTAGACAGTACTCGCCTGCAGCCGGACGGTTTTTTCCTTCACATTACGAAGACTGGCAACCTCCTTCATTGATAACCCTTTGATAAGCAGCAAGGCGACCTCGCTCTCTGACGGCGTCAATCCCCACTGGTTAAATTGCTCGCGAATAACGGTCAGTAGCTCTCCTGCAAGCCTTGCATTTTTAGACTTCTCTTCCCTGATAACCAAGCTCAACTGCCTGACATGTTGCAATTCACGAAATAAAATAATGGCAATAGCGACAAACACGCTGAACTCAATAAGAACATGCAGGCGACTATCTCCACCGCCGGCAATATCAGTGATGATATCGTAAGCAAAAAACAAACTTGCCGATGCCAGCACCATTGCCGGCAGATACTTGAGCAATATCTTCATCTATCTCCCGCATATCTCATACCTAGTATGCTGCCGGTATTTTCATCTATTGAACATTTTCTTCCAAATGGCCTCGCCACTCAAGGTATGGAGTATGACAGCGCCGACGTGCAGGGCTAAATATAATGGAATTAGGGATTCACCCACTTCATGCGTCTCCTCAATAAATTCAAATATACTGCTATCAACGCCGCTTCCAAGTACAAATAACGCGGTACCGCTTATCGCCATCCATGCAAACAATATTAAGCCAAAGGCTTGGGTGATGCCCGACAAGCCTTGATGAGGGCCGCGCTCGGGCACACCCAGTCTTAATAGTGTTCTCAGATCTTCTAGAGCCAAGCCCCACTGACGCCGCGAAAATGGCGACCATCCCCTGAAAGAAAGTGCTTGCTGACCGCTAAGCCCCGCCGAAATCCGCAGTAACATAAAGGCAGCCAAGGAAAGTCCCAAATAAGCATGGGCTAAATAGCCTAGCGATTCAGCACTGCCCTCAGCCCATTCGCCCGTTAAAAACGCGGTAATACCAAATACCGCAATCCCCAGGTGAATGGCCTTGGCGTACGTCGGATAAGAGTGCGTATGTTCTACCATGACAAGCTCCAAATAACAGACTAACAATTAACTTCCAGGAACTAAGTTATCCTGTATTTGCAGCAAAGGAATTGGGCAAACCCCCAGTATCAGCGCATTAGGGCATATGTCCTATGGGATTTTGCTCGCTCAATACATAGTCGATATCTCGACAAGGTCGCCGAGACGCGCAAGACGTTTTGTAAATACCAAGAAAAAATATCGGTGGTCTAGAGAAAAGGCTAATGACCCAAAGCTTGCCCCCTTTCTCAAGCGGAAACAGACTTTGGCCATATACGATCCCGAGGGAAGCTGAGCTATATATTGATTTTCATTTGGCCTAGGCTGGCGAGCTTAGGCCGCTTTTGGCTGCTGCCCCGCCGACGATGTTTCACCTAAATAGCGTTTGCGGCGAGCTGGCTTCATTTTTTCTATGTCCACCAGCACCAGGCCGTCGATGCAGTCGGCAAAGTCCGGGTCTACATTAAAGGCGGTAAAGCTTACCCCGCCGTCTTCACACAGCTCGGTATATTGCTTATACAAAGTGGGCACCGAGCAGCCCATCGTCGCCAGCTGCTCTTTAAGTGTGGCGAACTCGCCGCGATAGTCTTCACCGCCAAATACCGTTTCAGTCAATTCACTTCTGTAGGGACTGTTAGCCTTGGCCCATGGCTGCGTTGTCGGGAAGTGAGTCTGATAAAATTGAATCAACAAATCCTTCGCACCACGCGGCAGGCTATCGCTTAGGCTGACTGGGCCGAATAAGTAGCGGACCTCTGGGTAGCGACGCAGGTAAGTGCCCAGGCCCTGCCAGAGATAATCCAGACCATTTCGCCCCCAGTAACGCGGCTGCACGAAGCTCCGCCCCAATTCAGCGCCGCACTCAAAATACTCTTCCGCATAGGGGATCTGATACTCAAACAGCGACTCGCTATATAAGGTCTCTCCTTCTGCTAAATCTTTAATCCGCTTTAAACGATAAGCTCCCACCAACTCCAATTGGTTTTCATCCCACAGCACAATATGATCGTAATAGGCGTCAAAGGCGTCTACATCACGACGATGGCCAGTGCCTTCACCTACGGCGCGAAAGCTCACCTCACGCAAGCGGCCTATCTCACGCATCACGGTGCAATCGCCACTGTATTGATAGCAGTAAATTTCCATGCCGTCGCGGGTGCTACCAAGGTGGTCACATTGGCGGATAGCCCGGCGTAACTCCTGCCTGTCCTCAGGGTGAGCTACCGCCTGCGCAACAGGCATAAAGCAGGGCTCGCCACCGCGCTTGCGACGACCTAATTTGTAAATATGCTTTTTAAACAGCCTAACTTTTGCAGGCGCAGTCAAAGGCAGCTTTTCGTAGATATCGGCTTCAATTGCCGGGCCAATGGTGACTCTTACGGTACGATTACTCTGTTTGAACATCTCTCGAATCAGCCACAGCGTCGACAAGGGTTTCGCCAGCAAAGACAGAGCGTAGAAAAACACCGAATTGCGAGCGTTAATATGCACCGGCAAAATAGGCGCCTTGGCTTTACTCGCAAATTTAATGAAACCATTGCGCCAGCGGCCGTCGCGAATACCTGCAGGGCTGAATCGAGAGACTTCTCCGGCAGGAAATATGATAACCGCACCTTCCGCACTAAGATGATCGTGAATAGCTTGCAGGTTCTCTCTGCGATTACGTTTACCGCTCATATTATCTACCGGCAACAGCAATGAGCGCAGCGGCTTGATCGCATAGAGCAATTCGTTGGCGATCACTTTAACGTCGCTGCGAACTTCTGAAACCAGTTTTAATAGGGCCAAGCCGTCGAGACTACCGATAGGATGATTGGAAATTATCACCACCCGGCCGCTTACGGGAATACGCTCTTTATCCAGCGCGCTAACCGCGTAACCAAAGTCAAAGTAGTCCAGGCACTTTTCGACAAAATCTAAGCCTTGGATATAGGGGTAGTCTTTCTCGAATTGCTTAAATTCCGCCTCGTGAAACAAGTATTTCAAGAGCGCTGATAAGGTTCGCTTTATACGCGGATTGCCCTTGGAGATCTTAGGAAATTGCTCATCAATCACAGAATCAACAGAAATCATAATATCTACTCCAGGTTATTATCCGGCGCGACGCAGCGGCAATAATTGCGCTTTCGCTGGGCCGCCATTATCCGCCATGCTTTGCAATAAGGTCTGATGCTCGGTCCATTGCACCAGTTCTAAATTCCCTTGATAGGTTTCACCCAACAAGGTGCAGTTCTCAATCCAGTCGCCGTCATTGCAATACATTAGACCTTTGATATTTTTCAGTGCCGGCTGATGAATATGGCCACAGATAACACCATCTAATCCACGCCTTGAGGCCTCTTTGACCGCCGCCTCCTCAAAGACGCTAATCACATTTCTAGCATTGGGAATTCGCTGCTTTATATACGTCGCTAAAGACCAATAATTGTGGCCAAAGCGATTCCGCAACACATTAGCCCAGCGGTTCAAAAACAATAAGAAATCGTAGGCTACATCTCCCACTAGATGCTCCCATTTACGCAAGCGTATATGCTCGTCAAGGCAGTCGCCGTGGAACATCAACAAGCGTTTGCCGTTCAATGTGGTATGAATAGCTTCACGCTTTATCTCGATAGGCCCAAGAATATGGCCAACATAGTCACGCAATGGCTCGTCATGATTACCGGGTATATATACCAGCCGGGTGCCGCTACTGGCTTTCGCGAATAAAGCTCTAACCACATCGTAGTGACTGGCTGGCCAGAAGAAGCTGCGCTTAAGCGCCCACAGATCGACGATGTCGCCAACCAGATAAAGTGTTTCGCATTCAACACTGTTAAGAAAATCAAGAAGGTAGTCAGCACGGCAATCTTTAAAGCCGAGATGAATATCGGATAGCCAAATAGTTTTGTATCGCTGTCTTGTTTCCACTCACATGCATCCTCTCTATGCATTTATCGCAAGATTAGGACTTTAAGGTGACAAACAGAGGGCTTTTTGAAGACAAATTTATGACAGCGTTATGAGCGAGGAATACAGGAAAGCTTAAGTAGCATAACTAGCGGAGGTCCATACGTGAGCGCACACTGCTAGCGACTTGTTTTAGAGATCAACTCAAAAATGTATAGATTCAGTGACTATATTGGGCTTTTTTAACCAATAGCATCAGCACGCTTATAGACCGCTATGACGACAGCTAGCGTGCGCAGCCCGGATAGAATTCCGCCAAAATTTCATCGATTTTTTCAAGTGTCAAAGGCTTGCTAGCGAACGCTTTCACACCGGCAATCGCAGTCGCTCTCGCTTCGTCATCGGGATTTAAAGAGGTAGTCAACATTACTACGACGGCGCCTGCCTGATGTTCAACGGGAAGCAAAGCATATTGCTCCAAAAATTCCCAGCCGTTCAGAACCGGCATATTTAGATCCAAGAATATCAATTCGGGGGCTGTATCCCTCCTCCTAGATATAGCAGAAAGATAATCAATTGCTTCACTACCATTCATAAATTCCGTAATAGTTTCGGCGAATCCATATTTTTCAATCACCAATTTATGTATGTAATTAGTTGCTTTGCAATCATCAATTAATAAAACGTGTTTAAGCTTGTTCATTAGCGCCACCTCGCAAGCTAAAATAGAATGTGGAGCCTTCACCAACAAGCGACTCCAGCCAAATATTGCCACCGTGCATCTGCACAATTTTTTTACAGTGCGCTAAACCAATGCCCGACCCTTCAAAGTCATCGCGATTATTTAGGCGTTGGAAAATATTGAAGATTTTATCAAAATGATCTTTTTTAATACCTATGCCATTATCACGAACACAAAACAACCAAGTATTACCACTGCGCTCAGCGCTAATATGTACACGGGGTGTCACGCCTTGCCGTGAAAACTTTATGCCGTTGGATATCAAATTCTGGAACAACATACCAAGCTCAGTGCGTCTTCCCTCAATGCAGGGCAAATCAGTATAGTGTATCTCTGCATGGGTCTCATCAATACGCGCGGCCAAATCATTGCACACACAACCCAATAGTTTTTGACAATCAACTTCTTCCCATTTCGACTCAGCACCCAGGCGACTATAGTCCAACAAGCCTGTCACCAAGTCTCGCATCCTCTGGATCGATTCTAGAATAAAACCGTGAAAAATCTTAAGCTGCTCGTCTTGTTGCTCAACATTATGTTCAACCAATAGATCAACAAAACTTGCCACTGTTCGCAAGGGTTCCTGTAAATCATGTGATGCTATATAGACAAATTGCTCTATTTCTTGATTTAGCGCGATTAGTCTTTTATTACTATCTTCCAGCTCCGCTTGTGCGACCTTCCTTTCCAGCTCTTCTAGCTGAAATATTTTCTGTCGACTCGACAACTCTTTTATAAACTTATCAAACACTCGAGCGAGGTCACCCACTTCCCCATCCGCAGCCAGTGGCAAATCACTAGGACTGGCGTTTTCCCCGTGGTTAGTCAATGCATCTCGCATTCGCCCTATTGGCATAGCTATCCGCCTTGCAATTAGCAGAGCGAGTAAAATGGCTATCGCAGAGATTGCCATTAAAACCAAATATATCTTGTTCAATAACTGCGACCTAAGCCGCAAGGCATCTGCAAAATCATGGGTTGCCGCAACAATAATTCGGCTACTAAAGACGCCTGAACTGTAATTAATGACACGTAATGAATATATCTTTTGCCCTTCACCCTCGCCGACAACCCCTGTTTTAAAGGTATCACCAGAATCTGTTAGCAAGCTCTTAGCAGCGGGAAAGTCGTCTACAATATTTTCACTGCGGCCATATTCAAACTGGAACTGCTTATCAACACTGGAATGCAATATATACTCGCCGACACTATTGCTTAAAAGTACATCGGTGTCGTCACCAGCCAAGAGCCGCAAACTGTCAAAATCTTCTTGCATATTCTGGTTAATAATTAAAACCCCAAAGACAGAGCCATCATCTGCATACAGCGGCGTCGCCGCCCGAATCACCGGCCTTTCTGGTTTCATTACTTGCCCAAACTCGCGGTTCAGCTCAATATCCGACAAATACACCTCGCCAGATTGCGCCTGTATGGCCTTTTGAAAGTAAGGCCTTGCCGACTTATTTTGGAGCTCATCATCAACAACCACACGAATACTACCATTGTCGCCATAGCGATCTACACGCAGCCACTCTGAGCCATCGGCGAGTATCAAGCGGGCCTGATCATAGCGAACTTTGAAATGGAGTACTTCCGACAAGATAGTTGCCAGCTGCTTACGCCATGCCGCAACACTTAGCCCATCGCGAACATCCGAGCTAGTTTTAGCTCCGGCGTTAACAATTGCTTTAATAGGTGCAGTCCGAGACACGATCAATACATCATTAATAAGTTCTCGAATATTTGATGTGAATTTGACTTTTTCTAAGTCAGAGCTTTGATTTAGCTTGCGCTCTGCAGCCTCTAAGAGCTGCGAATCCAGCTCCTGCATAGTGATCGATATGATGACAATATTACTGGCGATAATCAGTAATACCAATGGAAATAGTATTTGTCGCGCGATACTACCCTTCTCGCCAAAAATGGTTATCCGCGACCAAACCTGCATTTCAGCGCCTTTGAATAAAAAGAGTTAACCATTCACTACTATAGGATGCAGGGAAGGTATTTTCTATTGCAATTATCGAATGTCGTATAGGTGTAAACACTCATTGCAGGGCGCAATTAGAAACGTGTTTATGAATAGAGAAGGCAACATGGACGGAATAACAAGACGCTTTATGTGCGCACTAAATCTAAAAAATGATCGACCAGTAAATCAGGGTTCGCGTCGGAAATAGGCGCGCCGTGGTTATAGCCATAACTCACACAGGCAACGGGCATTCCGGCTGCTCTTGCAGCGCGCACATCGTTGATTGAATCACCCACCATGACGGTGTTTTTAACATCGGCACCGAGTTGCTCACAGGCCAGCAATAATGGTGCCGGATCTGGCTTACGGACAGGCAGAGTGTCACCACCGACCAATGTAGGCATGAAAGTATCCATGCCAAAATGCGCCAAAATTGGATAACTGAATCGCGCTGGCTTATTGGTAACACAGGCCATCTTAATACCCTGTTCGTGCCAAAATGAGAGAGCCTGAAAAACGCCACTATACAAGGTCGTTTGCTGGCAGGTTTGCTCGCCATAGTGCTTAAAAAACACCGCAAGTAATTTATCTGTCAACTCTTCGCTTACTGACGTCTCTGGGATTTCCAAAGCGAATGACAAGGCGCGCACTACTAATTTACGCGCGCCATTACCTACCCAAGATCGGGTTCTTGCAAGACCTGCAGGCTGGTAATTTAACTGCTCTAAGCTTGCATCCAGGGCAGCGGCTAAATCCGGCACACTGTCAATCAGGGTGCCGTCTAAATCGAATAGAATCGCCTTCAGCTCACGGCCCTCAAGGAGGCTCTGCAGTTTTGTCATACGCTGGCTAGTTCACTTCGCATTTTTTCAATGACATCAACATACTCACCGCCATTGAAAATAGCCGAACCAGCCACAAATGTGTCGGCACCGGCCGCGGCGATTTCGGCAATATTCTTGGCTGATATTCCGCCGTCGACTTCCAGACGAATATTCCGACCGGATGCATCGATAAGCGCTCTCACTTCTTTGATTTTATCGATAGTTGACGGAATAAAGCTCTGGCCACCAAAACCGGGATTCACCGACATTAACAAAATCATGTCGAGCTTATCCATGACGTATCTCAATACCTCGGGGCCGACCGCGGGATTCAAGACCAAACCTGCCTTACAGCCCGCATCGCGAATCATCTGCAATGAGCGATCAATATGGGTGGAAGCATCGGGATGGAAAGTAATAATACTGGCACCAGCCTCTGCAAAGTCGGCAATCATCCGATCAACCGGCGAGACCATTAAATGCACATCTATCGGCGCTTTTACGCCGTGTTTACGCAGAGCTTTGCACACCATAGGCCCAATGGTGAGATTGGGCACATAGTGATTATCCATCACATCAAAGTGCACAATGTCTGCGCCGGCTTCTAGCACCGCATCCACTTCCGCACCCAGACAGGCAAAATTTGCCGACAGTATTGAAGGCGCTATCCAGTAATCTGCCATAGTGTTTCTCACTTAATTTATCATTTAATTAAAGTCGTTTTCCCGCGCCCAAAAGCACAAGATCGTTAAATACTCAGGCCGGCATTTTACGCCAAGCTGAGCCTAGATTCAGCTACCAGCTTGAGCCTTTAAATATACGTCTAATGCTGCAAGCCGCTCGGGGGTGCCAATATCCCACCAATTGCCCTCATACAAATCGCCGCTTACCGCCGCTCTAGCCATCGCCGTCTGCATCACCGGTTTCAAGGCGCGTTTGCCGGCGCTAAAATCGCTAAATACCGATGGCCGCCAGACACTGATACCAGAAAATGTATAACTAGCTTCATCCCCGACCACGGTCTTCTCTGTGACTAAACCCGAGGCGCTAAGCCCAAAGTCACCTAAAGGATTATGATCCGGGTTTTTAATCATCACTAAATGGGCTGCATCCGGCCGCTTGGCGATTAAAGTGGCGAAGTCAAAATCCGTCCAAATATCGCCATTAATCAGCAGAAAGGGTTCGTCATTGAAATTGCCATCGCATAACAGCGGCAAGGCCTGGACAACACCGCCAGCGGTTTCCAATGGTGTTTGCTCCCGGGATACCTTTATAACTAGCCCCAAGCGACGCCCGACGCCTGCCAAATAGGCGTCTAACTGATCTGCGAGCCAGGAACAATTCACCACAATGTCGCTAACACCAGCGGCAGCCAGCTTTTCAATATGATAGTCAATGAGCGCCTTACCACCAGCCCGTAGCAGGGGTTTGGGCGTGTGATCCGTCAGCGGTCGCATCCGCGTCCCTAAACCGGCGGCAAGAATCATCGCTTTCACAAATCAAGGCCCGTATACCAAGACTGTCCAACAATAATCGGCATCAATTTTTCTTCAAACCAGCCGCAAAACGGCTCAAATTCAGGGTACTGACTGGCCACACTGAGGGTGTAGGCGATGACTAAAGGCAAGTCGCTCAGGTAGTTAGATTTTCCGTCGCGAAGGTGCAAGCGGGCAAAAATGCCCAGCACTTTGATATGACGCTGCATGCCCATCCAGTCGACATCTTGCAAAAAGTCGGCTTCGCTAATATTACTCAATAGACCCGCCCGCATCGCCATTTGGCGATAGACACCAATCCAATCATCGACCTGCTCCGGGGACCAACTGATATAACAGTCGCGGACAAGAGATACCAGATCGTATGTGATGGGGCCCTGCACTGCGTCTTGAAAATCAATCATGCCTAGGCGTTCATCTGCCAACACCATTAAATTACGACTGTGAAAGTCGCGATGAACCAGCACTTGCGCCTGCTGCAGAGCGCGCTCGATCAATAGATCAAAGACGTTTGTGAGCATCGTTTGCTCATCGACATTTAATTTATACCCCAACAGGCCCTCAACAAACCATTCGGGAAACAGCGCCATTTCGGTCTGGAGGCGCGCACCGTCGTAATGGGGAAGCTCGTGTGCCGTCACCGGAATTGCTTGTAGGGTGAGCAGATTACGAAACGCTTGACGATAATAGTGATCCGCCGCCGCACTATTCACCAACAGCGGGCCCAAAAGCTGATCGCCAAAGTCCTCTTGTAATAAGAAGCCGCGCTCTTGATCCCAAGCTAAAAGCTCTGGCACCCGCGCGCCGTGACGATGCAATAGATCCTGAACCATTGAAAAGGCGAGATTATCTTCTTTCTCTGGCGGCGCATGCACCGCAATCACACTGCCACCGGCATTCAATGGCAGTCGGTAATAATGTCGAAAGCTCGCGTCTCCAGACACCACCTCCAGCGCACTCGCCGCATCGCTCGCCGGCAAAGCCAACTGCTGCAAGCACCAGCTATGCAGCTCGCTCAAAATTTGATCCATATCTTAATTCCGTTAACGACCTAATATTAGAGACCATTGTTATGAGGCATCTACTCAAGACTCATATATTTCTCTCTTGTGGCGCGCCCTGATTGCGGCTACCGCTGGCTCAATCACGCTCACCAGCAGTTTTATAGGCATATACACCTTTATTCTCAGCGTGTTTGCTCCCCACAAAATCATGATTCGACGCCGGCAAGGATCACTATGAGCATCACCACAGACCAGAGTTTTAGCCCTTTTATGCACTCAGGCGGGCATCCTAGCAGAGAATGCTTTATTATCCACCTTCGCCAATCCGGGCTCCATCGCCAGAATAAAATCATTTACTGATGCCAGCGTTTCGCCTAATTCTAATATCCCTGCTCACCGCCCTACCGGGGTCGGCGCTAGCACAGGTAAATGCCGCCGCAGATTGCGGTAGCACAGACGCCTCGGCACTCAATACCGACACCTCGGAATTACCAGCGTACTATCAGCACTGGCACTGGGTACCAAACTCCCACCTAAGTGAATCCGCGAAATGCGGCCTCAGCCCCGGCTGCCAAGGGC
This portion of the Zhongshania sp. R06B22 genome encodes:
- a CDS encoding helix-turn-helix transcriptional regulator is translated as MKILLKYLPAMVLASASLFFAYDIITDIAGGGDSRLHVLIEFSVFVAIAIILFRELQHVRQLSLVIREEKSKNARLAGELLTVIREQFNQWGLTPSESEVALLLIKGLSMKEVASLRNVKEKTVRLQASTVYAKSGYAGRHELSAHFIEDLMSEL
- a CDS encoding cytochrome b/b6 domain-containing protein codes for the protein MVEHTHSYPTYAKAIHLGIAVFGITAFLTGEWAEGSAESLGYLAHAYLGLSLAAFMLLRISAGLSGQQALSFRGWSPFSRRQWGLALEDLRTLLRLGVPERGPHQGLSGITQAFGLILFAWMAISGTALFVLGSGVDSSIFEFIEETHEVGESLIPLYLALHVGAVILHTLSGEAIWKKMFNR
- a CDS encoding lysophospholipid acyltransferase family protein: MISVDSVIDEQFPKISKGNPRIKRTLSALLKYLFHEAEFKQFEKDYPYIQGLDFVEKCLDYFDFGYAVSALDKERIPVSGRVVIISNHPIGSLDGLALLKLVSEVRSDVKVIANELLYAIKPLRSLLLPVDNMSGKRNRRENLQAIHDHLSAEGAVIIFPAGEVSRFSPAGIRDGRWRNGFIKFASKAKAPILPVHINARNSVFFYALSLLAKPLSTLWLIREMFKQSNRTVRVTIGPAIEADIYEKLPLTAPAKVRLFKKHIYKLGRRKRGGEPCFMPVAQAVAHPEDRQELRRAIRQCDHLGSTRDGMEIYCYQYSGDCTVMREIGRLREVSFRAVGEGTGHRRDVDAFDAYYDHIVLWDENQLELVGAYRLKRIKDLAEGETLYSESLFEYQIPYAEEYFECGAELGRSFVQPRYWGRNGLDYLWQGLGTYLRRYPEVRYLFGPVSLSDSLPRGAKDLLIQFYQTHFPTTQPWAKANSPYRSELTETVFGGEDYRGEFATLKEQLATMGCSVPTLYKQYTELCEDGGVSFTAFNVDPDFADCIDGLVLVDIEKMKPARRKRYLGETSSAGQQPKAA
- a CDS encoding UDP-2,3-diacylglucosamine diphosphatase, translating into METRQRYKTIWLSDIHLGFKDCRADYLLDFLNSVECETLYLVGDIVDLWALKRSFFWPASHYDVVRALFAKASSGTRLVYIPGNHDEPLRDYVGHILGPIEIKREAIHTTLNGKRLLMFHGDCLDEHIRLRKWEHLVGDVAYDFLLFLNRWANVLRNRFGHNYWSLATYIKQRIPNARNVISVFEEAAVKEASRRGLDGVICGHIHQPALKNIKGLMYCNDGDWIENCTLLGETYQGNLELVQWTEHQTLLQSMADNGGPAKAQLLPLRRAG
- a CDS encoding response regulator, which produces MNKLKHVLLIDDCKATNYIHKLVIEKYGFAETITEFMNGSEAIDYLSAISRRRDTAPELIFLDLNMPVLNGWEFLEQYALLPVEHQAGAVVVMLTTSLNPDDEARATAIAGVKAFASKPLTLEKIDEILAEFYPGCAR
- a CDS encoding sensor histidine kinase; the encoded protein is MQVWSRITIFGEKGSIARQILFPLVLLIIASNIVIISITMQELDSQLLEAAERKLNQSSDLEKVKFTSNIRELINDVLIVSRTAPIKAIVNAGAKTSSDVRDGLSVAAWRKQLATILSEVLHFKVRYDQARLILADGSEWLRVDRYGDNGSIRVVVDDELQNKSARPYFQKAIQAQSGEVYLSDIELNREFGQVMKPERPVIRAATPLYADDGSVFGVLIINQNMQEDFDSLRLLAGDDTDVLLSNSVGEYILHSSVDKQFQFEYGRSENIVDDFPAAKSLLTDSGDTFKTGVVGEGEGQKIYSLRVINYSSGVFSSRIIVAATHDFADALRLRSQLLNKIYLVLMAISAIAILLALLIARRIAMPIGRMRDALTNHGENASPSDLPLAADGEVGDLARVFDKFIKELSSRQKIFQLEELERKVAQAELEDSNKRLIALNQEIEQFVYIASHDLQEPLRTVASFVDLLVEHNVEQQDEQLKIFHGFILESIQRMRDLVTGLLDYSRLGAESKWEEVDCQKLLGCVCNDLAARIDETHAEIHYTDLPCIEGRRTELGMLFQNLISNGIKFSRQGVTPRVHISAERSGNTWLFCVRDNGIGIKKDHFDKIFNIFQRLNNRDDFEGSGIGLAHCKKIVQMHGGNIWLESLVGEGSTFYFSLRGGANEQA
- a CDS encoding phosphoglycolate phosphatase, translating into MTKLQSLLEGRELKAILFDLDGTLIDSVPDLAAALDASLEQLNYQPAGLARTRSWVGNGARKLVVRALSFALEIPETSVSEELTDKLLAVFFKHYGEQTCQQTTLYSGVFQALSFWHEQGIKMACVTNKPARFSYPILAHFGMDTFMPTLVGGDTLPVRKPDPAPLLLACEQLGADVKNTVMVGDSINDVRAARAAGMPVACVSYGYNHGAPISDANPDLLVDHFLDLVRT
- the rpe gene encoding ribulose-phosphate 3-epimerase; its protein translation is MADYWIAPSILSANFACLGAEVDAVLEAGADIVHFDVMDNHYVPNLTIGPMVCKALRKHGVKAPIDVHLMVSPVDRMIADFAEAGASIITFHPDASTHIDRSLQMIRDAGCKAGLVLNPAVGPEVLRYVMDKLDMILLMSVNPGFGGQSFIPSTIDKIKEVRALIDASGRNIRLEVDGGISAKNIAEIAAAGADTFVAGSAIFNGGEYVDVIEKMRSELASV
- the murU gene encoding N-acetylmuramate alpha-1-phosphate uridylyltransferase MurU, giving the protein MILAAGLGTRMRPLTDHTPKPLLRAGGKALIDYHIEKLAAAGVSDIVVNCSWLADQLDAYLAGVGRRLGLVIKVSREQTPLETAGGVVQALPLLCDGNFNDEPFLLINGDIWTDFDFATLIAKRPDAAHLVMIKNPDHNPLGDFGLSASGLVTEKTVVGDEASYTFSGISVWRPSVFSDFSAGKRALKPVMQTAMARAAVSGDLYEGNWWDIGTPERLAALDVYLKAQAGS
- a CDS encoding aminoglycoside phosphotransferase family protein; the protein is MDQILSELHSWCLQQLALPASDAASALEVVSGDASFRHYYRLPLNAGGSVIAVHAPPEKEDNLAFSMVQDLLHRHGARVPELLAWDQERGFLLQEDFGDQLLGPLLVNSAAADHYYRQAFRNLLTLQAIPVTAHELPHYDGARLQTEMALFPEWFVEGLLGYKLNVDEQTMLTNVFDLLIERALQQAQVLVHRDFHSRNLMVLADERLGMIDFQDAVQGPITYDLVSLVRDCYISWSPEQVDDWIGVYRQMAMRAGLLSNISEADFLQDVDWMGMQRHIKVLGIFARLHLRDGKSNYLSDLPLVIAYTLSVASQYPEFEPFCGWFEEKLMPIIVGQSWYTGLDL